The following coding sequences lie in one Benincasa hispida cultivar B227 chromosome 6, ASM972705v1, whole genome shotgun sequence genomic window:
- the LOC120080617 gene encoding GDSL esterase/lipase At1g29670-like, with protein MKGELLMVYYCLIIIIGGLLLENKYVDGASSSSKKKVSCYFVFGDSQADNGNNNDMLEREYGNARADYKPYGIDFSKQSIPTGRFTNGRNVPDFIAKFLGFRDYIPPFKITKSRTILKGVNYASGGAGILRETGRTLGQVSSIKKQLENHNYTISQMHGLLGSKTKITSYLKRCLYTIQIGSNDYLNNFFMPKLYQTSSQYSPKAYAIALNKELSTQLKILYDQGARKVAIFGVGSIGCTPYARANFEHRGLPCVDKMNSAIQLFNDGLKSLVQQLNTNLPAAKFTFIDVFKISTIDPSDYGKKVLDAPCCEVEVGGMQCDPFGKVCGNRMDYMFWDGVHPTEIGFRLVASRAFNAKQAGDTYPFDINHLVKLYK; from the exons ATGAAGGGAGAATTATTGATGGTGTATTAttgtttaataataataattggagGATTATTATTAGAGAATAAATATGTTGATggagcatcatcatcatcaaaaaAGAAAGTTagttgttattttgtatttggaGATTCTCAAGCAGACAATGGAAATAACAATGACATGTTGGAAAGGGAATATGGTAATGCAAGAGCTGATTATAAGCCTTATGGCATTGACTTCTCTAAACAAAGCATTCCCACTGGCAGATTCACCAATGGCCGCAATGTTCCTGATTTCATCG ctAAATTTTTAGGGTTTCGGGATTACATTCCACCATTTAAGATAACAAAGAGTCGGACTATTTTGAAAGGTGTAAACTATGCATCTGGAGGTGCAGGAATTCTCCGTGAAACTGGAAGAACACTG GGGCAAGTATCAAGCATCAAGAAGCAATTGGAGAATCACAATTACACAATTTCACAAATGCATGGGTTATTGGGAagcaaaacaaaaattacaagcTATCTTAAAAGATGCTTATATACAATTCAAATTGGAAGCAATGATTaccttaataatttttttatgccAAAACTCTACCAGACAAGTTCTCAATATTCTCCAAAAGCATATGCCATTGCTCTAAACAAAGAACTCTCCACCCAATTGAAg ATTCTATATGATCAAGGAGCAAGAAAGGTGGCCATATTTGGAGTGGGATCCATAGGTTGTACTCCATATGCAAGGGCTAACTTTGAGCATAGAGGGCTGCCATGTGTTGACAAAATGAACAGTGCTATTCAACTTTTCAATGATGGCCTCAAGTCTCTTGTTCAACAGCTTAATACTAACTTGCCTGCTGCTAAATTTACTTTCATTGATGTCTTCAAAATTTCCACTATTGACCCTTCAGATTATG GTAAAAAGGTACTAGATGCTCCATGCTGTGAAGTTGAAGTAGGGGGAATGCAATGTGATCCATTTGGAAAAGTATGTGGGAATAGGATGGATTATATGTTTTGGGATGGAGTTCATCCAACtgaaattggatttagattagTAGCAAGTAGAGCCTTTAATGCCAAACAAGCTGGTGACACTTACCCTTTTGATATTAACCACCTTGTCAAACTATATAAATAA